From a region of the Paenibacillus lutimineralis genome:
- a CDS encoding peroxiredoxin: MAERLVGRPAPEFDLAIVNGDGQEFGRKKLSDYRGEWLVFFFYPLDFTDICPTEIMALSEAYPRFKKLDAEVLGCSVDSEHSHKAWINTPKDSNGLGQLNFPLASDMTKSAARDYGVLIEEEGVALRGLFIIDPEGEVRYQVVNHNNVGRSVDETFRVLQALQSGGLCPADWKPGDKNLHSK, encoded by the coding sequence ATGGCAGAACGTTTGGTAGGCAGACCAGCTCCGGAATTCGATCTCGCGATTGTAAACGGAGACGGCCAGGAATTTGGACGTAAGAAGCTGTCCGATTATCGTGGCGAATGGCTGGTGTTCTTCTTCTATCCGTTGGACTTCACAGATATATGCCCGACTGAGATTATGGCGCTGAGTGAGGCTTACCCACGGTTCAAGAAGCTAGATGCTGAAGTTCTTGGCTGCAGCGTAGACTCTGAGCATAGCCATAAAGCGTGGATTAATACGCCGAAGGATAGTAATGGCCTGGGGCAATTGAACTTCCCGCTTGCGTCCGATATGACGAAGAGTGCTGCCCGTGATTATGGTGTCCTCATCGAGGAAGAGGGCGTTGCACTTCGCGGCCTGTTCATCATTGACCCGGAGGGCGAAGTGAGATACCAGGTCGTTAACCATAACAATGTAGGACGTAGTGTTGACGAGACATTCCGCGTTCTTCAGGCTCTTCAATCTGGTGGCCTCTGCCCCGCAGATTGGAAACCTGGAGACAAGAATCTTCATTCGAAGTAA
- a CDS encoding FeoB-associated Cys-rich membrane protein, which translates to MADILIIGVVFGFALFALYRGFKKSKKGECAGCSQRNSCAACGDVNQTSSSPHCESQSP; encoded by the coding sequence ATGGCCGATATCCTAATCATTGGTGTGGTCTTCGGATTTGCACTTTTTGCTCTCTATCGCGGCTTCAAAAAGAGCAAGAAAGGCGAATGCGCTGGCTGCTCACAGCGTAATTCCTGCGCGGCCTGCGGGGATGTCAATCAGACATCATCTTCTCCCCACTGTGAATCTCAATCTCCATAA
- a CDS encoding FeoA family protein, protein MSDCQNCLLGLRPGISAEIRHFGSIDPALKRRLTDLGISVGSNITIKRYCPCGGPLMLECSGQLFGIRQKEAAEIKVAVS, encoded by the coding sequence ATGTCTGACTGCCAAAACTGTCTGCTCGGTCTGAGACCGGGAATCTCCGCTGAAATACGTCACTTCGGATCCATTGATCCTGCGCTGAAGCGCCGTCTTACTGATCTTGGCATCTCTGTTGGCTCAAATATTACGATCAAGCGATATTGCCCATGCGGAGGACCATTAATGCTGGAATGCAGCGGTCAGCTATTCGGAATCCGTCAGAAAGAAGCAGCGGAAATTAAGGTGGCTGTCTCATGA
- the feoB gene encoding ferrous iron transport protein B encodes MNNAALIGNPNTGKTSLFNTLTSSYEYVGNWSGVTVEKKVGHLKNKSGELTDLPGIYTLHPLSRDEGVAAEYLVSESPSLIVNIVDASQLERNLYLTFQLLEYGKPVVIGLNMIDVAKSNGLSINLEALAESIGVPVMPLVARTGKGAEELLDLISNSSVKAPDFRIDYGNAVEAAISNISRELNSVIPDHISSERFIALQLLERNEAVIRSLKLSDEQIAKVQSICDLAEQRLHMAGTPSTLQEYIRSVRTKHIQEICAKAVDTTHRKPNTLTEKIDAVVTHPIWGIPIFLVFMMFTFKLTFDWLGNPLSDLLESFFSGPLSTWIQNGLVAVGASEFTRALLIDGIIGGVGGVLVFIPQIFIMFLIISFIEDSGYMARITVMMDKIMELAGLNGKALIPFIIGFGCNVPGIMASRSIEQPKERMLTMLLVPLMSCSARLPVYALFAGIFFARAQALVVFSLYLLGIVLALVLAKLFSLFMFKDSKSFFMVELPPYRMPQSTTLFRSTWEKGKGFLRKAGTFILGGSVLIWLLSYVGPGGVADTMDDSFLAYIGGLFANLLHPLGFGTWQSGAALITGFMAKEVVVSTMNIIYHVPDMAGLQGQIALSFTPLQAISFMVFVLLYTPCLATVGVLRKETASWRWTAFAVFYSLTLAYIMSFIIYQGGILLGFV; translated from the coding sequence ATGAACAATGCGGCCCTTATCGGCAATCCAAATACAGGTAAAACCTCCCTATTCAATACGCTCACCAGTTCATACGAATATGTAGGTAACTGGTCAGGAGTAACTGTTGAGAAGAAGGTTGGACATCTCAAGAATAAAAGTGGAGAACTGACCGATCTCCCTGGCATTTATACCTTGCATCCCTTATCGAGGGATGAAGGTGTCGCTGCTGAATATTTGGTGTCGGAATCCCCTAGCCTAATAGTTAATATCGTTGATGCTTCTCAACTTGAACGAAATCTTTATTTAACTTTTCAGCTATTGGAATACGGGAAGCCCGTTGTAATTGGTCTCAATATGATCGATGTTGCTAAATCGAACGGTCTCAGCATTAATCTAGAGGCCTTGGCAGAGAGTATCGGCGTTCCTGTAATGCCCCTTGTAGCCCGTACGGGAAAAGGCGCTGAAGAACTGCTTGATCTAATCAGCAACTCTTCGGTAAAAGCACCTGATTTTCGCATCGATTACGGAAATGCCGTCGAAGCAGCAATCAGCAACATTTCCCGGGAATTAAATTCTGTCATCCCTGATCATATTTCGTCCGAACGCTTCATCGCCCTTCAGTTGCTGGAGCGCAATGAAGCTGTTATTCGTTCACTTAAGCTCAGCGATGAGCAGATCGCCAAGGTACAATCTATTTGCGATTTGGCAGAACAGCGGTTGCACATGGCAGGAACCCCATCCACTTTACAGGAGTATATCCGCTCAGTAAGAACGAAGCATATTCAAGAAATCTGTGCAAAGGCTGTCGATACGACCCATCGCAAGCCTAACACACTCACGGAGAAAATAGATGCCGTAGTGACCCACCCGATCTGGGGGATACCAATATTCCTCGTCTTCATGATGTTTACCTTCAAGTTGACCTTTGATTGGCTTGGTAATCCGTTATCCGATCTACTGGAATCCTTCTTCTCTGGTCCACTTAGTACATGGATACAGAACGGACTAGTTGCTGTGGGCGCCTCAGAATTTACGCGTGCACTCTTGATCGACGGAATTATCGGCGGTGTAGGGGGTGTGCTTGTATTCATTCCGCAGATTTTCATTATGTTCCTGATTATTTCCTTCATTGAGGATTCAGGCTATATGGCACGGATTACCGTTATGATGGATAAGATCATGGAACTAGCAGGACTTAATGGCAAGGCACTCATCCCGTTCATTATCGGCTTCGGCTGCAACGTCCCTGGCATTATGGCCTCGCGCAGCATTGAGCAACCGAAGGAACGGATGCTGACCATGCTGCTCGTTCCGCTGATGTCCTGCTCAGCCCGTCTGCCCGTCTACGCCCTGTTCGCAGGTATATTCTTTGCCCGAGCCCAGGCACTCGTTGTTTTCTCTTTGTATCTGCTTGGGATCGTGCTAGCGTTAGTATTAGCCAAGCTATTCTCGCTGTTCATGTTCAAAGATTCGAAGTCCTTCTTCATGGTTGAATTGCCGCCATACCGCATGCCGCAGTCTACCACCCTGTTCCGTAGCACTTGGGAGAAGGGCAAAGGCTTCTTACGCAAAGCAGGGACGTTCATTCTTGGCGGATCTGTATTGATCTGGCTGTTGTCCTATGTTGGACCAGGAGGAGTAGCTGATACGATGGACGATAGCTTCCTTGCTTATATCGGCGGGCTGTTCGCTAACCTTCTTCATCCACTTGGCTTTGGAACATGGCAATCCGGAGCCGCCCTCATTACTGGCTTCATGGCCAAAGAGGTCGTCGTATCCACGATGAATATCATCTATCATGTGCCTGATATGGCTGGACTACAAGGCCAAATTGCGCTGTCCTTTACGCCACTGCAAGCAATCAGCTTCATGGTATTTGTACTATTATATACACCTTGTCTCGCTACGGTAGGTGTTCTTCGCAAGGAGACAGCCTCCTGGAGATGGACAGCGTTCGCTGTCTTCTATTCCTTAACACTTGCCTATATCATGTCGTTCATTATTTATCAGGGTGGAATACTGCTGGGGTTTGTGTAA
- the codB gene encoding cytosine permease — protein sequence MEKVDLEFSLEPVPQAHRNGFWKILAVMLGFTFFSASMWAGGTLGNGLKFSQFIWIVLAGNLILGVYTGALAYIAAKTGLSTHLLTRYAFGEKGSYLSSLLLGLTQVGWFGVGVAMFAVPVQKMTGMNVYVLILIFGVLMTVTAIYGIKALAIIGIVSVPSIAILGSYSVLEATNKAGGLQGLLSYEPAQAIGIATALSVCIGSFISGGTLTPDFARFAKSARSAVVSTVVAFFLGNSLMFLFGAVGAIVYGESDISDVMYLQGLIIPAIIVLGLNIWTTNENALYASSLGFSNITKLSRNKFVIGNGLLGTVAAMWLYNNFVGFLTVLGSVLPSIGAILLTDFFLLKRGKYQKFEEMKFRQVNWNALIAWVGGVLIAKFVPGIPPVNGILGTAVIYVIAMKCFPLREEQTTKKLINEGVHQ from the coding sequence ATGGAAAAAGTAGATTTGGAATTCTCATTAGAACCTGTGCCCCAGGCACATCGCAACGGATTTTGGAAAATTCTCGCCGTCATGCTGGGCTTCACCTTCTTCTCTGCCAGCATGTGGGCAGGCGGAACCCTTGGCAACGGACTTAAGTTTTCTCAATTCATCTGGATTGTTCTGGCCGGGAATTTGATTCTTGGTGTCTATACCGGGGCACTGGCTTATATCGCTGCAAAAACAGGGCTGTCGACTCATTTGCTGACCAGATATGCATTTGGGGAGAAAGGGTCTTATCTATCCTCATTGCTGCTCGGCTTAACGCAGGTAGGCTGGTTTGGTGTAGGTGTCGCGATGTTCGCCGTTCCAGTACAGAAGATGACTGGCATGAACGTATATGTGCTGATTCTTATTTTCGGAGTGCTGATGACGGTCACTGCTATTTACGGAATTAAAGCACTGGCGATTATCGGCATTGTCTCCGTTCCTTCGATTGCGATCTTGGGGAGTTACTCGGTGCTCGAGGCAACTAACAAGGCAGGAGGCCTCCAGGGCTTACTGTCCTATGAGCCGGCCCAAGCAATCGGGATTGCTACGGCCCTCTCGGTTTGTATCGGCTCCTTTATTAGCGGTGGGACGTTGACGCCCGATTTTGCAAGATTTGCAAAATCGGCTCGCTCTGCAGTAGTATCCACGGTGGTGGCGTTCTTCCTTGGTAATTCATTAATGTTCTTATTTGGTGCCGTTGGGGCGATTGTATACGGGGAATCAGATATCTCTGACGTGATGTATCTGCAAGGATTAATCATTCCAGCTATCATCGTACTTGGTCTGAATATTTGGACTACCAACGAAAATGCCTTGTACGCTTCAAGTTTAGGTTTCTCTAATATTACGAAGTTATCGCGTAATAAATTTGTAATTGGAAATGGGCTTCTAGGTACGGTTGCGGCGATGTGGCTTTATAACAATTTTGTTGGATTCCTTACGGTATTGGGCTCTGTTCTGCCTTCGATCGGGGCGATTCTACTGACCGATTTTTTCTTGCTGAAACGCGGTAAGTATCAGAAGTTCGAGGAAATGAAATTCAGACAAGTGAATTGGAACGCTCTAATCGCATGGGTAGGGGGCGTACTTATCGCCAAGTTTGTACCAGGGATTCCGCCGGTCAACGGGATTTTGGGCACAGCAGTGATTTATGTGATCGCAATGAAATGCTTTCCTCTGCGAGAGGAGCAAACAACAAAGAAACTGATTAATGAGGGGGTACATCAATGA
- a CDS encoding cytosine deaminase produces the protein MIIQNAKLRAQEGLWNIVVQDGKFVSITESPVNVEGHEVIDVAGSLVLPPFIEPHIHLDTTLTAGEPEWNQSGTLFEGIQRWSQRKETLTHDDVVLRSKTALKWQIAQGIQHVRTHVDVTDPDLTALKALLEVKEEMAPYVDIQLVAFPQEGILSFPNGVELLEEAMKLGADVVGGIPHFEFTREYGVNSMKIVFDMAEKYDRLVDIHCDEIDDEQSRFVEVVAKEAFERGLGARTTASHTTAMGSYNDAYAYKLFRLLKMSGIHFVSNPLVNIHLQGRFDTYPKRRGLTRVKELLEAGLNVCFGHDDIFDPWYPLGTGKMLQVLHMGIHAAQLMGYEQIVNSIDMITTNSAKTLQIEEKYGIESGKPANFIVLSAENEYEAIRKQATVRYSFRNGKLISETKPSETTINLGNETEKVDFNR, from the coding sequence ATGATTATTCAAAATGCAAAGTTAAGAGCACAAGAGGGACTATGGAATATCGTTGTACAGGATGGGAAATTTGTGAGCATTACGGAGTCTCCGGTGAATGTTGAGGGCCATGAAGTGATCGATGTTGCCGGTTCGCTCGTACTTCCACCATTTATTGAACCGCATATTCACCTGGATACGACGCTCACAGCTGGTGAACCGGAATGGAATCAAAGCGGCACATTATTTGAAGGAATTCAGCGTTGGTCGCAGCGTAAAGAGACGTTGACTCATGATGATGTAGTACTCCGTTCCAAGACGGCACTTAAATGGCAGATTGCCCAAGGCATTCAGCATGTTCGGACCCATGTTGATGTGACAGATCCCGATCTGACCGCTTTGAAGGCGCTGCTTGAAGTGAAGGAAGAGATGGCCCCTTATGTAGATATCCAGCTCGTCGCCTTTCCACAAGAGGGCATCCTATCGTTCCCGAACGGCGTAGAATTGCTGGAGGAAGCGATGAAGTTAGGAGCGGATGTGGTTGGCGGGATTCCGCATTTTGAATTTACACGTGAATATGGCGTCAATTCCATGAAGATCGTCTTTGACATGGCTGAGAAATACGACCGTCTGGTGGATATCCATTGTGATGAGATCGATGATGAACAATCTCGGTTCGTCGAGGTTGTTGCCAAAGAAGCCTTTGAGCGTGGCCTCGGAGCACGTACGACAGCAAGCCATACAACAGCAATGGGCTCCTATAATGACGCTTATGCGTACAAGCTGTTCCGTCTACTGAAAATGTCGGGCATTCATTTTGTATCTAACCCGCTCGTCAATATTCATCTTCAGGGCCGATTCGATACGTATCCGAAGCGCAGAGGTCTCACCCGTGTAAAAGAGCTGCTGGAAGCAGGACTTAACGTATGCTTTGGGCATGATGATATCTTCGATCCATGGTATCCGCTGGGTACAGGGAAGATGCTTCAAGTCCTTCATATGGGAATTCACGCCGCTCAGCTCATGGGTTACGAGCAGATTGTAAATTCCATTGATATGATAACGACGAACAGTGCCAAGACGCTGCAAATTGAAGAAAAGTATGGCATTGAGTCAGGCAAGCCTGCGAATTTCATCGTCCTGTCGGCAGAGAATGAATATGAGGCCATCCGGAAGCAAGCGACCGTTCGCTATTCCTTCCGAAACGGCAAACTTATCTCCGAGACGAAGCCTAGTGAGACAACAATTAATCTAGGCAATGAAACAGAAAAAGTTGACTTTAATAGATAA
- the pheS gene encoding phenylalanine--tRNA ligase subunit alpha — protein sequence MKDRLEALKQEALEQLHKVADGNHLIELRVKYLGKKGALTEILRGMGSLSAEERPVIGQVANEVRGAIEALVEEKIDFFQRLATEQRLAAEQVDVTLPGRPMKQGAIHPLNQVIQDIEDIFIGMGYRIAEGPEVETDYYNFEALNLPKDHPARDMQDSFYLTEELLMRTQTSPVQVHTMEQMKGEVPIKVICPGRVYRRDDDDATHSFQFHQIEGLVVGKGIRMSDLKGTLLEFTKKMFGSNTQIRLRPSFFPFTEPSVEVDVTCVKCGGNGCRVCKHTGWLEILGSGMVHPRVLEMSGYDPEIYSGFAFGMGVERIAMLKYGVDDIRHFFSNDLRFLQQFARI from the coding sequence ATGAAAGATCGTTTGGAAGCACTCAAACAGGAAGCATTGGAACAGCTTCACAAGGTTGCGGATGGTAATCATCTGATTGAGCTGCGTGTTAAATATTTGGGTAAGAAGGGTGCACTTACGGAAATTTTGCGCGGTATGGGATCTTTAAGTGCTGAGGAACGCCCTGTTATCGGTCAGGTGGCCAATGAAGTTCGCGGGGCTATTGAAGCACTGGTGGAAGAGAAGATTGACTTTTTCCAACGTCTGGCTACTGAACAGCGTCTGGCTGCCGAGCAGGTAGATGTGACTTTGCCGGGCCGTCCGATGAAGCAAGGTGCGATTCATCCGCTGAATCAGGTTATCCAGGACATTGAAGATATTTTCATTGGTATGGGTTATCGGATTGCTGAGGGTCCTGAGGTTGAGACCGATTATTATAACTTTGAAGCGTTGAATTTACCGAAGGATCATCCGGCTCGCGATATGCAGGATTCTTTCTATTTAACGGAAGAGTTGCTGATGCGTACACAAACTTCTCCGGTTCAAGTACACACGATGGAGCAAATGAAGGGCGAGGTGCCGATTAAGGTCATTTGTCCGGGACGAGTATATCGTCGCGATGATGATGATGCGACACACTCCTTCCAGTTCCATCAGATTGAAGGTCTGGTTGTCGGCAAAGGAATCCGGATGAGTGATTTGAAGGGGACCTTGCTGGAGTTCACAAAGAAGATGTTCGGCTCGAATACGCAAATCCGGCTTCGTCCAAGCTTCTTCCCATTCACTGAGCCTAGTGTTGAGGTCGACGTAACTTGTGTTAAATGCGGTGGCAATGGCTGCCGGGTGTGCAAGCACACCGGATGGCTTGAAATTCTGGGTAGCGGCATGGTACACCCACGCGTGCTAGAGATGAGCGGCTATGATCCTGAAATTTATAGCGGTTTTGCATTCGGTATGGGTGTGGAGCGGATCGCGATGCTGAAATATGGTGTGGACGATATCCGTCACTTCTTCAGCAATGATCTTCGTTTCTTGCAGCAGTTTGCCAGAATTTAA
- a CDS encoding putative bifunctional diguanylate cyclase/phosphodiesterase, which produces MGTRTERRTALIQGGIGLAGMLAFIIASVRLDSLGISADSMRALLILAGLVIGTISFAIFAQGWILFADKLSRQRLYTAVLFFIIGLLDVLHISAYSGLKLFGIETGLHLSNTLLAISHLLGALGILFIFCTEDRQVLGKHKFMAFIGGALVSAIGIGLLYTYQWKHPEWLEYNGRSLGNSVIWIATLPIILLAMISMVRRSRKASSSAAITMVQALMFMLLGHILLMLVDMQASLLHAVGEWYMVLSYYFVMKGVYRLTIEEPFRSQQAVEALMKHMVDHDELTGLPNLRRMKEELGQAALSCASCIGIAVINIDRFKAINDSLGYSAGDKVLTEVGERLSEVCRGAEKVYRMGEDEFALILGEVGDAKAAERRAVCLLHAVNPSVIIDETEYHISLSMGLAVYPADGASVEQVIQYADMAVHHAKDQGQEFSRYVDKLKLVTQARIELENDMRKALDQEQFFLEFQPQFSLQTNQMVGMEALVRWRHPKRGIISPGEFIPIAEDSGLIVQLGEWVLRTACQYNKNWQLAGYPPICISVNLSMRQFRQYNLAERVGAILKEVGMEAKYLELEVTESMTYDIETALSQLYSLKQLGIHISIDDFGTGYSSLYYLKSLPIDRLKIDRAFVQELMLDGNDAAIVSTITTMAHHLQLKVTAEGVESEEQLEFLKQQNCHEGQGFLFSKPVPAGVFENEFLSRLAG; this is translated from the coding sequence ATGGGTACAAGGACAGAGAGAAGAACAGCTTTAATCCAGGGAGGAATCGGATTGGCAGGTATGCTGGCCTTCATTATAGCATCCGTTAGGTTAGACAGCTTGGGGATTTCCGCGGATAGCATGCGAGCATTATTGATCCTGGCCGGATTGGTGATCGGAACAATATCATTTGCGATTTTTGCTCAAGGCTGGATTTTGTTTGCGGACAAGCTGTCTAGACAGCGTTTGTACACCGCGGTCCTCTTTTTCATAATCGGATTATTGGATGTATTACATATTTCGGCATATAGCGGACTTAAGCTGTTCGGAATAGAGACCGGGCTTCATTTATCGAATACGTTGCTTGCGATTTCGCATTTGCTTGGGGCTTTGGGGATTCTGTTTATTTTCTGTACAGAAGATAGGCAGGTGTTGGGCAAACATAAATTTATGGCCTTTATCGGTGGTGCATTGGTCAGTGCGATCGGGATCGGACTGTTATATACATATCAATGGAAGCACCCTGAATGGCTGGAGTATAACGGACGCAGCCTCGGCAATTCGGTAATTTGGATAGCTACTCTGCCGATCATCTTATTGGCGATGATATCCATGGTTCGCCGATCGCGCAAGGCAAGCTCGTCTGCAGCGATAACGATGGTTCAGGCGTTGATGTTCATGCTGCTGGGGCATATTCTGCTTATGTTAGTAGACATGCAGGCTAGCTTGCTTCATGCTGTCGGCGAATGGTATATGGTTCTCTCTTATTATTTTGTGATGAAGGGAGTATACCGCCTTACTATTGAAGAGCCGTTCCGTAGCCAACAGGCTGTTGAAGCTTTGATGAAGCATATGGTCGATCATGATGAACTGACCGGATTACCTAATTTGCGGCGGATGAAGGAGGAGCTTGGTCAAGCGGCCCTTTCTTGCGCTTCATGTATCGGTATTGCCGTGATCAATATCGATCGCTTCAAGGCAATTAATGATTCTCTTGGTTATAGCGCTGGCGACAAAGTGCTTACGGAGGTAGGCGAACGACTGTCAGAGGTGTGCCGGGGTGCAGAGAAGGTCTACCGAATGGGAGAAGATGAATTTGCTCTCATTTTAGGCGAAGTGGGTGATGCAAAGGCGGCTGAACGCCGTGCAGTATGCTTGCTTCATGCAGTGAATCCATCCGTCATTATCGATGAGACAGAGTACCACATCTCACTTTCGATGGGTTTAGCCGTCTATCCTGCAGATGGAGCATCCGTTGAGCAGGTCATCCAATACGCTGATATGGCTGTTCATCATGCCAAGGATCAAGGGCAGGAATTTTCGCGTTACGTTGATAAATTAAAGCTGGTAACCCAGGCCCGAATCGAATTGGAGAACGATATGCGCAAGGCGCTAGATCAGGAGCAATTCTTCCTGGAGTTTCAGCCGCAATTCAGTCTGCAGACCAATCAGATGGTAGGAATGGAAGCGCTAGTGCGGTGGAGACATCCGAAGCGTGGGATCATTTCACCAGGGGAATTCATTCCGATCGCTGAGGATAGCGGCTTGATCGTTCAACTTGGAGAGTGGGTATTAAGGACAGCCTGTCAGTATAATAAGAACTGGCAATTAGCTGGTTATCCGCCAATATGTATCTCTGTCAATCTCTCGATGCGCCAATTCCGTCAATATAACCTGGCTGAGAGGGTGGGAGCGATCCTAAAGGAAGTTGGAATGGAAGCGAAGTATCTGGAGCTTGAGGTTACGGAGAGTATGACCTATGATATTGAGACGGCGTTAAGCCAGTTATACAGCTTGAAGCAGCTCGGAATACATATTAGTATCGATGATTTTGGAACAGGATATAGCTCGCTCTACTATTTGAAGAGCCTACCCATTGACCGCTTGAAGATTGACCGAGCCTTCGTACAGGAGCTAATGTTGGATGGAAATGATGCCGCCATCGTATCTACAATTACGACAATGGCACACCATCTGCAGCTCAAAGTGACGGCCGAAGGGGTCGAGAGCGAGGAGCAGCTTGAGTTTCTAAAGCAGCAGAACTGCCATGAGGGGCAGGGCTTCCTGTTCAGTAAGCCTGTTCCTGCAGGCGTATTTGAGAATGAGTTCCTTAGTCGGCTTGCCGGCTAG
- a CDS encoding ATP-binding protein — protein sequence MLSEFQDTLLESVKAFQSTQLVMNKYENVLQHMDSGIMLFDSEGVLTFINVQMAKLLETPRHALIGCNLLQILLHPHLNQFKKRKILRIYRETIFYRKKNHEVIDEYGRHWLITVKYGDQMDGDFLLSVKDVSEFRQIEQTAYQNDKLAMLGKISAAIAHEIRNPLTTIRGFIQLLRPHLVQLGKDEYARIILAEIDRANDIIFEFLNSSKPTAPQMVVVSVYSLLKEVVLLTESEGHMKGCEINLLLSEDANMNVSIDVKQIKQVLLNIIKNALDAIEEVKCDHSGVINITAKPEGKYVNISIQDNGNGIDKTLLAHLFDPFFTTKEKGTGLGLSVSYRIVRNHKGTISVDSIKGAGTIFEIWLPMV from the coding sequence TTGTTGAGTGAATTCCAGGATACATTACTTGAGTCCGTCAAAGCATTTCAATCAACCCAGCTTGTAATGAACAAGTATGAAAATGTGCTCCAGCATATGGATAGCGGAATTATGCTGTTTGATAGTGAGGGAGTGCTGACTTTTATTAATGTGCAGATGGCTAAGCTCCTTGAAACCCCGCGTCACGCATTGATCGGATGTAACTTGTTGCAAATACTGCTTCACCCACATCTGAACCAATTTAAGAAGAGGAAGATTCTGCGTATTTATCGCGAGACAATCTTCTATCGCAAGAAGAATCATGAGGTCATTGATGAATATGGCCGTCATTGGTTAATTACGGTGAAGTATGGAGACCAGATGGATGGAGATTTCTTGCTCAGCGTGAAGGACGTTTCTGAATTCAGACAAATTGAGCAAACTGCATATCAAAATGATAAGCTGGCCATGCTTGGGAAAATATCAGCAGCTATTGCCCATGAGATCCGCAATCCGCTGACAACCATCCGCGGCTTCATTCAGCTGCTTCGCCCTCATCTTGTCCAATTGGGCAAGGATGAATATGCAAGAATTATTCTGGCCGAAATTGATCGCGCCAATGATATTATTTTTGAATTTCTCAACTCTTCCAAGCCCACCGCCCCGCAAATGGTTGTTGTTAGTGTCTACTCCTTATTAAAAGAAGTTGTGCTCCTGACGGAAAGCGAGGGGCATATGAAAGGCTGCGAAATCAACCTTCTCTTGTCCGAGGATGCAAACATGAATGTGTCCATTGACGTGAAGCAGATTAAGCAGGTTCTATTAAATATTATCAAAAATGCGCTGGATGCGATTGAAGAGGTAAAATGCGATCACTCCGGAGTTATTAATATCACAGCAAAGCCCGAAGGGAAATATGTGAATATATCTATTCAGGATAACGGGAATGGCATCGATAAGACGCTGTTAGCCCACCTCTTCGATCCTTTCTTTACGACGAAGGAGAAGGGAACTGGGCTTGGCCTATCGGTTAGCTACCGGATCGTAAGGAACCACAAGGGAACGATCTCCGTCGATAGTATCAAAGGAGCAGGTACAATCTTTGAGATCTGGCTCCCCATGGTATAG